A region from the Mucilaginibacter sp. CSA2-8R genome encodes:
- a CDS encoding RNA polymerase sigma factor — protein sequence MLFLKHKYSTEDLIARCKTADRKAQELLYKQFAAKMMAVCLRYATDKMEAEDMLQNGFIKVFQKINDYRGDGSFEGWVRRIMVHASIEYYRKHHKMVQMDIEESGFEQPVNALAASSLEAKDLLSLINQLPAGYRMVFNLYAIEGYSHREIADMAGITEGASKSQLSRARTILKQKIEQLEGKQYEYAG from the coding sequence ATGCTGTTTCTAAAACACAAATATTCAACCGAAGACCTGATTGCAAGGTGTAAAACAGCCGACCGTAAAGCACAGGAACTGTTGTACAAACAGTTTGCTGCAAAAATGATGGCGGTTTGCCTGCGTTACGCTACCGACAAGATGGAGGCAGAAGATATGTTGCAAAATGGCTTTATAAAGGTTTTTCAAAAAATAAACGATTACCGCGGCGACGGAAGTTTTGAAGGATGGGTAAGACGAATTATGGTACACGCCTCGATAGAATATTACCGCAAGCATCATAAAATGGTGCAAATGGATATTGAAGAAAGTGGTTTTGAGCAGCCGGTAAACGCACTTGCGGCATCAAGCCTGGAGGCTAAAGATTTATTGAGTCTGATAAACCAGCTACCAGCAGGTTACCGCATGGTTTTTAACCTGTATGCTATTGAAGGTTACTCGCACCGCGAAATTGCCGATATGGCCGGTATTACCGAGGGGGCGTCTAAATCGCAGCTATCAAGGGCGCGTACTATTTTAAAACAAAAAATTGAACAACTGGAGGGTAAGCAATATGAATATGCAGGATAA
- a CDS encoding S41 family peptidase, with the protein MKKLLLFLTAFIFIQNTGFAQQHLLWMQQPALSPDGKWIAFEYKGNLFKVAASGGTAVPLTINSAYNGYPIWSHDSKTIAFASDRYGNFDVYVMPADGGQATRLTFASDKDLPLDFSADNQKVYFGSDRHDIYSSVRFPGNAYFQKMYVVPVKGGRSVMYNSAGTEYVHFNKNGDKFIFQDRKGYEDPWRKHHTSAVTRDIWVYDVPKKAYTKVSDYVGEDREPVWGNGDNFYYLSERKGNQNLYRASLTDVSNPVQLTTFTKDPVRNLSRSDDGTLAFTQCGELYIMKDGQQPAKINIALSADFNGDQVQNMPVRGDATEIAVSPNGKEVALVYRGEIFVTSADGNITKRITNTPYQERMVQFSPDGRSLLYSVENAKSWDIYKTTLASRTEPYFFAATTLTTEPVINTDKEEFQGVYSPDGKKVAYLEERNMVKVFDLATKKTTTVLPAGINFSYSDGDQYFSWSPDSRYLLLQSEEGGYGRSEIALVKADGTGQRINLTESGFDDGRPKWGLNGKMMYWQSDKLGMKNLSRGSQTDVYAMFFDQTAWDRFRLSKEDLDIRKQEEKRDSLSKTTTPKTKSTPANAKTPAGVAPYEFMPNFKNLTDRTVRLTMGSTDIADQEMSKDGEKLFYLAKYDKGYDLWQNIPRTKETKVLAALNAPGGSLELTPDGKSLFVLAGGNVMKVNVDDGKITPVKISSTMDLDATAERTYVFDHAWKQVGKKFFDPKLQGVDWNYYHNTYAKFLPHINNNYDFQVLLSEFLGELNGSHTGGRYSPQFPNADETAALGLLYDQTKAGNGLVVEDIITGGPFDVARTKMKKGYVIDQIDGEAITDNADWAKLLNHKADKYTLISFHDPKNGTKYEENIKPVKPAFERSVLLYNRWVRVMEHLTDSLSKGQVGYVHVQGMNDPSYRVTFDKVLGRNYGKKALIVDTRFNGGGWLHDDLVTFLGGKRYLDLRPQGHPTEGGESLNKWNKPSCVLMSEGNYSDAFIFPWAYKTLKLGKLVGMPVAGTGTAVWWERQIDGTLVFGIPMVSTWGIGDNHPTENYQVEPDIKVLNTYNKVLKGEDEQLEAAVKEMLQTVK; encoded by the coding sequence ATGAAAAAACTATTACTCTTTTTAACTGCGTTCATCTTCATTCAAAACACCGGCTTTGCTCAGCAACACCTGCTTTGGATGCAACAGCCTGCGCTATCGCCCGATGGGAAATGGATAGCTTTTGAATATAAAGGCAATTTATTTAAAGTAGCGGCCAGTGGCGGCACCGCTGTACCTCTCACTATTAACAGCGCTTACAACGGCTACCCCATTTGGAGCCACGATAGTAAAACGATTGCTTTTGCCTCCGACCGTTATGGCAACTTTGATGTATATGTAATGCCGGCCGATGGCGGTCAGGCCACCCGACTCACGTTTGCGTCAGACAAGGACCTGCCGCTCGATTTTTCGGCCGATAATCAAAAGGTCTACTTTGGCAGCGACCGTCATGATATCTATTCGTCGGTACGTTTTCCGGGCAATGCCTACTTTCAAAAAATGTATGTGGTGCCTGTAAAAGGTGGCCGCAGCGTAATGTATAATTCGGCAGGTACCGAGTATGTGCATTTTAACAAAAACGGCGATAAATTTATTTTTCAGGACCGCAAAGGCTACGAAGACCCCTGGCGCAAGCACCATACTTCGGCCGTTACCCGCGATATATGGGTATATGATGTACCCAAAAAAGCCTATACTAAAGTATCCGATTATGTGGGTGAAGATCGCGAACCGGTTTGGGGTAACGGCGATAACTTTTACTACCTGAGCGAGCGCAAAGGCAATCAAAATCTTTACCGCGCCTCGCTGACAGACGTAAGCAACCCGGTACAGCTAACCACCTTTACCAAAGACCCTGTACGCAATCTGTCCCGGTCTGACGATGGCACTTTGGCATTTACCCAATGCGGCGAGTTGTACATCATGAAAGATGGCCAGCAGCCAGCTAAAATAAATATTGCGCTGAGTGCCGACTTTAATGGCGACCAGGTACAAAACATGCCGGTTAGAGGCGATGCTACCGAAATTGCGGTATCGCCTAATGGCAAAGAGGTAGCTTTGGTTTACCGGGGCGAAATTTTTGTGACCTCGGCTGATGGTAATATTACCAAACGAATCACCAATACCCCTTACCAGGAACGCATGGTGCAGTTTAGCCCAGATGGCCGCTCGCTGCTATATTCGGTCGAAAACGCCAAATCGTGGGATATTTATAAAACCACACTGGCCAGCCGCACGGAGCCGTATTTTTTTGCAGCTACTACCCTTACTACCGAGCCGGTAATTAACACCGATAAAGAAGAGTTTCAGGGTGTATACTCGCCCGATGGTAAAAAGGTTGCTTACCTGGAAGAGCGTAATATGGTTAAGGTTTTTGACTTGGCTACTAAAAAAACAACAACCGTATTACCAGCCGGCATAAATTTCTCTTATTCCGATGGTGACCAATATTTTTCCTGGTCGCCTGATAGCCGTTACCTGCTTTTACAATCAGAAGAGGGCGGCTACGGCCGCAGCGAGATTGCTTTGGTTAAGGCGGATGGTACCGGTCAGCGTATCAATTTAACCGAAAGCGGATTTGATGATGGACGCCCAAAATGGGGATTGAATGGCAAAATGATGTACTGGCAGTCGGATAAGTTAGGTATGAAAAACTTATCGCGTGGTTCGCAGACCGACGTTTACGCCATGTTTTTTGACCAGACGGCTTGGGACCGCTTCCGTTTGAGCAAAGAGGACCTGGATATCCGTAAGCAGGAAGAAAAACGTGACTCACTGAGTAAAACAACCACGCCTAAAACCAAAAGTACCCCGGCCAATGCCAAAACGCCGGCAGGTGTGGCGCCTTACGAGTTTATGCCCAACTTTAAAAACCTGACCGACCGCACCGTACGTTTAACCATGGGTTCAACCGACATTGCCGACCAGGAGATGTCTAAAGATGGCGAAAAGCTCTTTTATCTGGCCAAATATGATAAAGGGTACGATTTATGGCAAAACATACCGCGTACCAAAGAAACCAAAGTATTGGCAGCGCTTAATGCACCAGGCGGCTCCTTAGAATTAACACCTGATGGTAAAAGCCTTTTTGTGCTGGCCGGCGGCAACGTGATGAAGGTGAATGTTGACGACGGTAAAATTACGCCGGTAAAAATCAGCAGCACTATGGATTTAGATGCTACTGCCGAGCGGACCTATGTGTTTGACCACGCCTGGAAACAGGTAGGCAAAAAATTCTTTGATCCTAAACTACAGGGCGTAGATTGGAATTACTACCATAACACTTACGCTAAGTTTTTGCCGCACATCAATAACAACTACGATTTTCAGGTATTGCTGAGCGAGTTTTTGGGTGAATTAAACGGCTCGCATACCGGCGGCCGCTACTCGCCCCAGTTCCCTAATGCCGACGAAACGGCCGCTTTGGGTTTACTGTACGACCAAACTAAAGCCGGCAATGGGCTGGTAGTTGAAGACATTATTACCGGTGGCCCATTTGATGTGGCCCGTACCAAAATGAAAAAAGGCTACGTAATTGACCAGATTGATGGCGAAGCCATTACTGATAATGCCGACTGGGCTAAGCTGCTTAACCACAAAGCAGACAAATACACGCTGATCAGCTTTCACGACCCTAAGAACGGCACTAAGTACGAGGAGAATATTAAACCTGTAAAACCCGCATTTGAGCGTAGCGTGCTATTGTATAACCGCTGGGTAAGAGTGATGGAACATTTAACCGATAGCCTGTCAAAGGGACAGGTAGGTTATGTACACGTACAGGGCATGAATGATCCAAGCTACCGCGTTACTTTTGATAAAGTGCTGGGCCGTAACTATGGCAAAAAAGCTTTAATTGTAGATACCCGTTTTAACGGTGGTGGCTGGCTGCACGATGATTTAGTAACCTTTTTAGGCGGCAAAAGATACCTGGACCTGCGCCCGCAAGGCCACCCGACCGAAGGCGGCGAATCTTTAAATAAATGGAATAAGCCAAGCTGCGTTTTAATGAGCGAAGGCAACTACTCAGATGCCTTCATTTTCCCGTGGGCTTATAAAACCCTGAAATTAGGCAAATTGGTGGGTATGCCGGTAGCTGGCACCGGTACCGCCGTTTGGTGGGAACGCCAGATAGACGGCACTCTGGTATTCGGCATCCCTATGGTATCAACCTGGGGAATCGGCGACAACCACCCTACCGAAAACTACCAGGTAGAACCCGATATTAAAGTACTGAACACTTACAACAAAGTGCTTAAAGGTGAAGACGAACAACTGGAAGCAGCCGTAAAAGAAATGCTGCAAACGGTAAAGTAA
- a CDS encoding PorT family protein: MKRLIYTAILCAAATGVFAQTVTTTTTKVTTTTTVTDKGDTIRTQTDTLKTKRKGFKFKFGQGDDVSSVSVNRRDTVKRVSKEPGFSWGLTFSRFDLGLATLIDNGSFNLSPKNNFLRYRSWKSSNVGFDIVQAGYRFNSSFRIYVSGGFDWTHFRLRENITIQQDQPTLTYTRDNIDYSKNRFTSSYFRIPLTFDWRSHVNNEGKRFHLAGGPMIGILYNGRVKQISDENGKQKFNNDYHFTKLRYGLTGRVGYGSWGIYAKYYFNDMFDTPAQDGLRNFSFGFMFGF, from the coding sequence ATGAAACGCTTAATTTATACTGCCATATTGTGTGCAGCCGCCACTGGTGTGTTTGCGCAAACGGTAACTACCACTACTACCAAAGTAACCACCACTACTACCGTTACCGATAAGGGTGATACCATCAGAACGCAGACTGATACACTTAAAACGAAACGCAAAGGATTTAAATTTAAATTTGGCCAAGGCGATGATGTTAGTTCGGTATCAGTAAACCGCCGCGATACCGTAAAAAGAGTATCTAAAGAGCCTGGTTTTTCATGGGGTTTAACCTTCTCTCGTTTTGATTTAGGTTTAGCCACCCTGATTGATAATGGCAGCTTCAATCTGTCTCCGAAGAATAATTTTTTGCGTTACCGGTCATGGAAAAGCAGTAACGTTGGTTTTGACATTGTGCAGGCAGGTTACCGTTTTAACAGCTCATTCCGTATTTATGTATCGGGTGGTTTTGACTGGACTCATTTTCGCTTGAGGGAGAATATCACCATACAGCAAGATCAGCCAACCCTTACTTACACCCGCGATAACATTGATTACAGTAAAAACCGGTTCACTTCCAGCTATTTCCGTATCCCGTTAACGTTTGACTGGAGAAGCCATGTAAACAATGAAGGCAAGCGTTTCCATCTAGCCGGCGGCCCCATGATTGGTATTTTGTATAACGGCCGGGTTAAACAAATCAGCGACGAAAACGGCAAACAGAAGTTTAACAACGATTACCATTTTACCAAGTTGCGTTATGGTTTAACCGGCCGGGTAGGTTACGGCTCATGGGGTATATATGCTAAATACTACTTTAACGATATGTTTGATACCCCTGCTCAAGATGGTTTGCGTAACTTCTCGTTCGGGTTTATGTTTGGGTTTTAA
- a CDS encoding amidohydrolase family protein, which produces MKNFVRICLLLLCITCSLRAQTNKRDYTLFKPDRVFDGREMHTGWWVLVHGNQIEAAGPSAQIKAPPQAEVKVLSGMTLMPGMIEGHSHLFLHPYNETSWNDQVLTESRAERTARAVNHARETLLHGFTTTRELGTEGAGYDDVGLKAAIDKGVITGPRILTATRAIVATGSYGPKSTVAETVLPQGAEEADGTEGLTRAIRSQIGHGADVIKLYADYRWGFNNKAAPTFTLEELKLAVQVAGSSGRTVAVHSGTVEGMRRATLAGVTTIEHGDDGTPEIFKLMKEHNVALCPTLAAGEATSMYRGWKKGTDPEPERIKRKHISFTQALKAGVTICFGGDVGVFPHGDNARELLLMVEYGMKPMDALRSATSINAEVFRLPQLGQIKSGYLADLVAVEGNPAEDIKAVKQVNMVMKDGVIVK; this is translated from the coding sequence ATGAAAAACTTCGTTCGGATTTGCTTACTGCTATTATGTATTACCTGCAGTTTGCGGGCACAAACCAATAAACGGGATTATACTTTATTTAAACCCGACCGGGTATTCGATGGGCGGGAAATGCATACTGGGTGGTGGGTACTGGTGCATGGAAATCAAATTGAAGCCGCAGGCCCGTCTGCACAAATCAAAGCACCACCGCAAGCCGAGGTAAAAGTATTAAGTGGTATGACCTTAATGCCAGGCATGATTGAGGGTCACTCCCACCTGTTTCTGCATCCTTACAACGAAACCAGTTGGAACGACCAGGTGTTGACCGAAAGCCGCGCCGAGCGCACTGCCCGGGCAGTAAACCACGCCCGCGAAACTTTGCTGCATGGCTTTACTACTACGCGCGAGTTAGGCACCGAGGGCGCAGGGTATGACGACGTAGGGTTAAAGGCAGCCATTGATAAAGGCGTAATTACTGGCCCGCGTATATTGACTGCCACCCGCGCTATTGTAGCTACCGGAAGTTACGGCCCCAAAAGTACCGTGGCCGAAACTGTTTTGCCACAGGGAGCCGAAGAAGCTGACGGAACTGAAGGCCTGACCCGCGCTATACGCTCGCAGATTGGCCACGGTGCAGATGTAATAAAGTTATATGCCGATTACCGCTGGGGATTTAATAACAAGGCTGCTCCTACGTTTACACTCGAAGAACTGAAACTGGCGGTACAGGTAGCCGGCAGCAGCGGGCGCACCGTAGCCGTACATTCCGGCACGGTCGAAGGTATGCGGCGGGCTACACTGGCCGGAGTAACTACCATTGAGCATGGTGATGACGGTACACCAGAGATATTTAAGCTGATGAAAGAGCACAATGTAGCTCTGTGCCCTACCCTTGCTGCAGGCGAGGCCACCAGTATGTACCGCGGCTGGAAAAAAGGTACAGACCCGGAGCCCGAGCGCATCAAACGCAAACACATCTCATTTACCCAGGCGCTTAAAGCCGGCGTTACTATTTGCTTTGGCGGCGATGTGGGCGTTTTCCCTCACGGGGATAATGCCCGCGAACTGTTGCTCATGGTAGAGTATGGCATGAAACCTATGGATGCCCTCCGCTCGGCTACCTCAATAAACGCCGAAGTGTTCAGACTACCTCAGTTAGGGCAAATCAAATCCGGTTACCTGGCCGATTTGGTAGCTGTTGAAGGCAATCCTGCTGAAGATATTAAAGCGGTAAAACAGGTAAATATGGTGATGAAAGATGGGGTGATAGTTAAATAG
- a CDS encoding ABC transporter ATP-binding protein, with protein MVNPAFFKATDVSKVYPGKLQSGVKSIDISIQQGKITAIIGESGSGKSTLLRLLFGLLTLDAGLVEFKGERVWGPDEKLIPGHDRMKMVTQHTDDLNLFAKVWDNVAILMPNTNLQAKQEQTEKLLRQLNMLHLAEKRVSELSGGEKQRVAIARALITQPEVLLLDEPFNQVDTTFRDGLQQDIRRVVKETGLTVIIVSHDPAEVLSMADELVVIKSGQVLEMGAPKDVYNHPKNLYTALLLSHSNVLTDDDARRLHINAYEKQVVIYPEWIKPVAEKANGSEWTVEEILFKGAYEEVHVVNAGTRVHFVNFNLGAFEEGSRIAIKVKKYLAY; from the coding sequence ATGGTAAATCCGGCTTTTTTTAAAGCGACCGATGTGAGCAAGGTATATCCTGGCAAACTTCAATCGGGCGTAAAATCAATTGATATTAGTATACAGCAAGGCAAAATTACCGCCATTATAGGCGAGAGTGGCAGTGGTAAAAGCACGCTGCTGCGTTTGCTGTTTGGTTTGCTTACGCTAGATGCCGGGCTTGTAGAATTTAAAGGCGAGCGCGTTTGGGGACCGGATGAAAAGCTGATTCCTGGTCATGACCGCATGAAGATGGTTACGCAGCATACTGACGACTTAAACCTGTTTGCCAAGGTTTGGGACAATGTGGCTATCCTGATGCCCAATACTAATTTGCAGGCCAAGCAGGAACAAACCGAAAAGCTGCTACGCCAGCTAAATATGCTGCACCTGGCCGAAAAGCGCGTATCTGAATTAAGCGGCGGCGAGAAGCAGCGCGTGGCCATTGCCAGGGCGCTGATTACCCAGCCTGAAGTGTTACTGTTAGATGAACCTTTTAACCAGGTAGATACTACTTTTAGGGACGGGTTGCAGCAGGACATTCGCCGCGTGGTTAAAGAAACCGGACTTACCGTTATCATTGTATCGCACGACCCGGCAGAGGTATTATCAATGGCGGATGAACTGGTGGTTATTAAAAGTGGCCAAGTGCTTGAGATGGGGGCGCCTAAGGATGTATATAACCATCCAAAAAATCTATACACCGCATTGCTACTATCTCACAGTAATGTATTGACCGATGATGACGCACGACGGCTTCATATCAACGCATACGAAAAACAGGTTGTGATTTACCCGGAATGGATAAAGCCGGTGGCCGAAAAGGCAAATGGCAGTGAGTGGACTGTTGAAGAAATACTATTTAAAGGGGCCTATGAGGAAGTGCACGTAGTAAATGCCGGCACCCGCGTACACTTTGTTAACTTTAACCTGGGGGCTTTTGAGGAGGGGAGCCGCATAGCAATTAAAGTGAAGAAATACCTCGCTTATTAA